Genomic window (Psychromonas sp. L1A2):
GAGACCAAAGGCTAGCAGCGAACTTAGGCACATCAGCAGGACGATTACCTTGGTAATTAGCATCCGTTGTGTATTCAGCATCAAGATAAGTACCTGTACCACTTAATGAAAAATCATCAGTAATGTTACCTTGGAATGCTAATTCAACACCACGATGAACACGTTCACCTGTTTGTGTGACTTCATAAGACTCTGCACTACCCACATTAATTGTTGAATTTTCTTCAGTAATTTGAAAAACAGCACCAGAAGCAAATAATTGTTTATCAAATAATTCCCATTTAGTGCCTAACTCATAAAGTTTACCGTTCACTGGGTCAAGTGATGCACCATCATTCGTTGCATTACTGTCTGATACATCAGACTGAGGTTCAAAGCTTTCAGAGTAAGTTAAGTAAATAGAACCGTCACTTGTTGGGTGATAGATTAAAGCGACTTTAGGCACAATTACATCTAATCTTTCATCTGATTCACCATCATCACCAGGTGTTACTTTCAAATCATAACGCAGGCCAGCAAGTGCTTGCCATTGGTCATTAAAAGTCACCATATCTTGTATATAAAAACCATAACTGTTGTACTTACTATCAGTTGTTCTAACGCTGGCGGTGGTATCAATAGTTGCCGATGAGTTTGGCTCACCAACCGTCGTTGTAGACCCAACTAATGAATACTGTTCTCGCTCATAGCTATAACCTAACCAGTTACTACCGATTAAGACTTTATGGCCAATACTACCAGTATCAAATTCACCGACTAAATCGGCACTTGCCGTTTGGAAGATCCAGTTATCACTACGATCACTACCCGCTTGCGTATAAGTTGTACCATCATAAGATGTTTCAACAGGATAACTTTCAACATCATGACGTTTAAAATCTTGATGGTTGTAACTCACATTTAATGACCAATTATCATTTAATTGCGCATCAACACCAACACCGACATTCTCAACTTCGTTGTCGATATTTGACCATTGTGTATCCCAAATATATTCATCGCCTAAAACAGATTTCCCAGCAACAACATAAGCACCAGAGTCAACACCACCGTTATCTGTTGTACGGTCGTAATGTGCAGAAATAGTCACTGCATCATTAAGATCGTAATCAATAAATAGACCGCCAACAAAACGATCCGTTGAAGGCGATGAACCATCACTATAGCTGCGCCATGAGTCGTAGTTTTGTTGTGATAACACCAAACGACTACGTAACGTTTTTTCTTTGTTCAAAGCACCACTAACGTCCAGTGTGCTTCGAGTTGAATTGTTTGAACCTAAGTCTTGGCTAAAGACAACATGTGTTTCTGCCGTTGGCTTTTTAGACACCATGTTAATCAGACCACCTGGCGCCGATTGTCCGTATAACAATCCAGCAGGACCTTTTAATACTTCGACTGACTGTAATAATTCAACAGGTTGACGGTAATGAGACCAATGTTGTTTACCATCTCGTAAATAACCAGTGCTACTACTAAGTTCAAAACCACGCAAAGCGAAACGTTCACGATTACGACTATCGCCTAATGCTGAAACACTTGAATCATTTTTTAATACATCGCTTAATTTGGTTGCACGTTGTTCATCAATTAATTGCTCATCAATCACCGTGACTTGTCCCGGCGTTTCAAGCTGAGTCATTTCCATGCGCATAGAGCCAGTATTGCTGTCCGCTTTATAGTTAGCGCGCTCACCAGTCACCACCATTAACTTTTCAGGATCGGCTTCAATACCTGCATTTTCAGCAGCATTGACATAAATGACTGATGAGGCGAGCGTCGCACCTATTAACATAGACAACTGACTTCTTTTAAACATTTTCTATTTCTCCCTTGTATTAATGATTGTTTATTATCAATTCCATTTGAGCGTTCAATCGCACTAACTGATGGAAATAATCGCTAAAAATACGTGATAATAATTATCAATAACAACAAAATTACATTCTTTACATTTGCTAGATAAAAGTTAAATAGAATAAGTAATAGGTAGGTAAATCATCTGAATAGCATTTTTTAAAACAGAGAAATAAAATTAACCACACATTTATAAAAGCACGATTAATTTATTTTAAAAGAATATGAGAGGTTATACCGATTACATTAAATAAGTGATCTAAATTTTGCGCAGGAAAAATGAGTTAGTTCAAGGCGAAAATTGAGGCCTTTCGAAGATTAACTTCGTTAATCGTCTATCGGTGAATTAACTAAAACATGTTAATTCATTAATGGTTGTTCCATTTACGAAATTTACAACGAAGAAATAAGTTATTTTAACAAGTAAAATAGATAACTTAATTAGTGTGATTGGTATTAGCAGACTATAAAAAACACATTAGGACACAAGACATTTGTGCAACTTTTTCAGTGAAAGCATAGCCTTTTCCATGCACTGTCTTTATATGTAATTTAGACAGGCCTGCATTAGACATTTTTCGACGGATGTTACTAATATGAACATCTAAATTACGGTCAAAAGCAGATAATTCCCTTTTTAACACTTCCTTCTGTAAGGTTGCTTTAGAAATAATGTCTCCGTCATTTTTACTCAAATATTGCACTAACTGCACTTCAGTATCAGTTAAAGGCAGACGTGATATTTTAAATGAAAAGCGCTCAGAACAATTATCAAATGCAGCACGTTGTTTTTCTAATGCTACACGCCGTAATAACACTTCGATATGCACTAACAAAGCTTGTTCTGAATAAGGTTTATTAAGATATTGATCAGCGCCAGCCTTTAATTTATCAAGCAAATTAGCTTGGTCATTAGCTTCGCTCAATAACAAAATAGGAACGGCAAAACGCTTACAAATGGTTGAAATGACTGTCTGAGTTTCTTTAGCAACTAAACTAGTATCAGATTGCTTATTACTCGACAGATTACTACTGGACAGATCACGACTGGACAGATCACGACTTGATAAATTACAGTCAGAAAACTGAGTATTAGAAAGCGTTGAGGATAACTCACTAGAGGATTCTTGCCTAAAAATAGCTTTGCTAGCAACACAGGTATTCGCAGAAAAATTATCGGTAAGTAAGTCATTCGAAAACTCATTGTCTAATATCACAACATCAGCACTTTGCTGCTGTAAATGAACCAAAGTACTTTTAACATCATCAAAACAAGTCACTTGATGTGTCGCTTTAGTTAATATTTGTGTTAACAATTTTTTGCTTTGCAAATTATTACTAACCACTACGATATAAGACATAACAACCTCAATAAACGATAATGAGTCGCATTCTACTTTCAAGGGTTTACTTTATCAATATCTCTTTGGTAACAAAGAGATAAATCTTTTATTTATTTCTGCTTTATCTAATGAAAAATCTTCAATTTAAAAGTAATAGTGTTCCATTGAATCTTTATTTAATTATTTATATAGGGGAAATAAGTGTAAAAAATAACGTAAACACTTGTTATTTAATATAAATTTAATGATGTAGTTATTTATTTTAAGCAGTAATATTAATTAGCTATAGAATGGTAAAGATATGAAAATAACTTCATGAATATGCTTATCCATGAAGTTATTAAAAATGATTGTAAGCGACTAATCGCTATTAAGCTGATAATGAAATAGACGATGCCACATTAACGTTACTGCGACCCAATGCATTCAATACCGCTTGCATAGAAGCCGTTAAAATATCGTGACAATTAGATGCTGCACAATAGCGACTTCCTTTAATGCTAATTTGCACATAAGCCATTGCTTCAGCTTGTTCATTTTCAGCACCTAACTTGCTTGGTAACGCATGTTCAGTGTAATCAATTAACACAATGTCATGACCAATAGCGACACTTAAGCCTTTCACAAAGGCATCCAATACACCTTTACCTTCACCCTTTAATTCAAGTGTTTGGTTCTGTGTTGTCAACTGTGCTTGTAACGTATCAACACTGCCTTCACGATTAAGTTGGTAACTCTCAATATTAACT
Coding sequences:
- a CDS encoding response regulator transcription factor, with product MKVECDSLSFIEVVMSYIVVVSNNLQSKKLLTQILTKATHQVTCFDDVKSTLVHLQQQSADVVILDNEFSNDLLTDNFSANTCVASKAIFRQESSSELSSTLSNTQFSDCNLSSRDLSSRDLSSSNLSSNKQSDTSLVAKETQTVISTICKRFAVPILLLSEANDQANLLDKLKAGADQYLNKPYSEQALLVHIEVLLRRVALEKQRAAFDNCSERFSFKISRLPLTDTEVQLVQYLSKNDGDIISKATLQKEVLKRELSAFDRNLDVHISNIRRKMSNAGLSKLHIKTVHGKGYAFTEKVAQMSCVLMCFL
- a CDS encoding TonB-dependent siderophore receptor, which encodes MFKRSQLSMLIGATLASSVIYVNAAENAGIEADPEKLMVVTGERANYKADSNTGSMRMEMTQLETPGQVTVIDEQLIDEQRATKLSDVLKNDSSVSALGDSRNRERFALRGFELSSSTGYLRDGKQHWSHYRQPVELLQSVEVLKGPAGLLYGQSAPGGLINMVSKKPTAETHVVFSQDLGSNNSTRSTLDVSGALNKEKTLRSRLVLSQQNYDSWRSYSDGSSPSTDRFVGGLFIDYDLNDAVTISAHYDRTTDNGGVDSGAYVVAGKSVLGDEYIWDTQWSNIDNEVENVGVGVDAQLNDNWSLNVSYNHQDFKRHDVESYPVETSYDGTTYTQAGSDRSDNWIFQTASADLVGEFDTGSIGHKVLIGSNWLGYSYEREQYSLVGSTTTVGEPNSSATIDTTASVRTTDSKYNSYGFYIQDMVTFNDQWQALAGLRYDLKVTPGDDGESDERLDVIVPKVALIYHPTSDGSIYLTYSESFEPQSDVSDSNATNDGASLDPVNGKLYELGTKWELFDKQLFASGAVFQITEENSTINVGSAESYEVTQTGERVHRGVELAFQGNITDDFSLSGTGTYLDAEYTTDANYQGNRPADVPKFAASLWSRYQVTHNTDLNLGATYVGSRYGDAANTFKKDGYTRFDLGLAHHFQYDQNLEMVFRFNVENLLDTDYYAGGGSTSDDYETNGAQNVVVGEGRNFMATVQVRY